One Lachnospiraceae bacterium C1.1 genomic region harbors:
- a CDS encoding ABC transporter permease has protein sequence MTADTKKVGKFLVDWAAVLVLVLSIVFFSILRGTAFFSVDNMVNILRAMSTVTIFALAATVSMAPDGFDMAAGTLGSFCAYVFASLFLWFALPLWLAIVLTILFAMVMYLLTMFLILVCKIPDMLATCALQFVHQGLGLAFTGGGAVSAGMSTADWAAKLKGGDNTPLNKGWSAASQNIGKSPYIIIIMLICVAICFVLLEMTKYGRYLYAMGGNKTAAKLSGIDVKKMRFMAGMFAAFFIAVGGIVVCSRNSAAQVNGSDGYLMSSLAAVFIGRSVGGREKYNAIGTAVGALLISTLENGMTMCGVVYYILPAVKGAVLCLALVAAYATTKED, from the coding sequence ATGACAGCAGATACAAAAAAAGTTGGTAAATTTTTGGTTGACTGGGCTGCAGTTCTTGTTCTGGTTCTTTCAATCGTATTCTTTTCAATATTAAGAGGAACGGCATTTTTTTCTGTTGATAATATGGTCAATATACTTCGTGCCATGTCAACGGTAACAATTTTTGCACTGGCAGCGACGGTTTCAATGGCACCGGATGGATTTGATATGGCAGCAGGTACTCTCGGTTCCTTCTGTGCGTATGTTTTTGCTTCGCTGTTTTTATGGTTTGCACTTCCACTTTGGTTAGCGATAGTATTGACTATCCTTTTTGCAATGGTAATGTATCTGCTTACAATGTTTTTGATACTTGTTTGTAAGATACCGGATATGCTTGCTACCTGCGCTTTACAGTTCGTTCATCAGGGACTCGGACTTGCGTTTACAGGTGGTGGTGCTGTTTCAGCCGGAATGTCTACAGCAGACTGGGCAGCTAAGCTTAAGGGAGGCGACAATACTCCGTTAAATAAGGGCTGGAGCGCAGCATCTCAGAATATTGGTAAATCTCCATATATTATCATAATCATGCTTATCTGTGTTGCTATATGTTTTGTACTTCTCGAAATGACAAAATACGGCCGTTATCTTTACGCAATGGGCGGAAATAAGACAGCTGCCAAACTTTCAGGTATCGACGTTAAAAAGATGAGATTTATGGCAGGTATGTTTGCAGCATTCTTTATAGCAGTCGGAGGAATTGTTGTATGTTCCAGAAATTCAGCTGCGCAGGTCAATGGTTCTGACGGTTATCTGATGAGTTCACTTGCAGCTGTATTTATCGGAAGATCTGTAGGAGGAAGAGAAAAGTACAATGCTATCGGAACTGCTGTTGGAGCTTTACTTATTTCAACACTTGAAAATGGTATGACAATGTGCGGAGTTGTTTATTATATACTTCCGGCTGTAAAGGGTGCAGTTCTCTGTCTGGCTCTTGTGGCAGCTTATGCAACTACAAAAGAAGATTAA
- a CDS encoding sugar ABC transporter ATP-binding protein, whose protein sequence is MEKKTLGTKNVSIEYPGVKALSNVDFEISTGMIHAVMGANGAGKSTLMKVLAGTNPGYTGDILYNGEPVEIRTPMKAKKLGIQIVYQEVDMALMPNLTVGENVMFNDTVMNMKGKLFMNYPKLRKEAEKILKELNIEIDVKKICGSLSLAQKQMVLIARAIQNECNFLILDEPTAPLSDTETEELFRVVKHLRETQNIAIIFITHRIQEVLRICDSYTVMRNGEIVDTTPITDKTTSKEIVDKMLGRSFEESFPKEKCEIGEKSFIIENLTEKEGRVKNINMYIRKGEIVGIAGLVGGGKTELCKTIFGAYKKASGTITLNGKKLDINIPTDAVKNRIALVPEERRKEGVLVAETVNFNLAAAALSKFCKMSFVNGGAAADNADHFVKELGIKTPSIKQKVAFLSGGNQQKVVVGKWLAADCDVYIFDEPTKGVDVGAKHEIFRLINEIAKQGNCVIYATCENSEILSITDRIYVMFDGQIMAELETSKTNESEIMHYATGSREIYKAV, encoded by the coding sequence ATGGAAAAAAAGACATTGGGAACTAAAAATGTCTCTATAGAATATCCTGGAGTTAAAGCGCTCTCCAATGTTGATTTTGAAATCAGCACAGGAATGATACATGCAGTTATGGGTGCGAACGGCGCGGGCAAGTCGACTCTTATGAAAGTGCTTGCAGGTACAAATCCGGGATATACAGGAGATATTCTTTATAATGGGGAACCTGTTGAGATAAGAACGCCAATGAAAGCCAAAAAACTTGGAATCCAGATAGTTTATCAGGAAGTCGATATGGCGCTTATGCCAAACCTTACAGTTGGCGAAAATGTAATGTTTAATGATACAGTCATGAATATGAAAGGAAAACTCTTCATGAATTATCCAAAGCTTCGTAAGGAAGCCGAGAAAATTCTGAAAGAGCTTAATATAGAGATAGATGTAAAGAAAATATGCGGATCTCTTTCACTGGCGCAGAAACAGATGGTTCTGATAGCGAGGGCGATACAGAATGAATGTAATTTTCTTATTCTGGATGAGCCGACAGCACCGCTTTCGGATACAGAAACAGAAGAACTCTTCAGAGTGGTAAAACATTTAAGGGAAACACAGAATATAGCAATAATATTCATAACGCACAGAATACAAGAGGTTCTAAGAATTTGTGACAGTTATACGGTAATGAGAAACGGTGAGATCGTAGATACAACTCCTATAACGGATAAAACAACATCAAAGGAAATCGTGGACAAAATGCTCGGCAGGTCCTTTGAAGAAAGTTTTCCGAAAGAAAAGTGCGAGATCGGAGAAAAGTCGTTTATCATTGAAAATCTTACCGAAAAAGAAGGCCGTGTAAAAAATATCAATATGTATATCAGAAAAGGCGAGATCGTTGGAATCGCAGGACTTGTAGGAGGTGGAAAGACAGAACTATGCAAAACTATATTCGGAGCTTATAAGAAAGCGTCCGGGACGATCACACTTAACGGTAAAAAGCTTGATATAAATATTCCTACAGATGCTGTTAAGAACCGGATTGCACTGGTTCCGGAGGAAAGACGTAAGGAAGGTGTACTTGTTGCCGAAACGGTAAACTTTAATCTTGCGGCAGCGGCGTTAAGTAAATTCTGCAAAATGTCATTTGTAAATGGTGGGGCAGCAGCGGATAATGCTGATCACTTTGTTAAGGAACTTGGGATTAAGACTCCTTCGATAAAACAGAAAGTAGCTTTTCTATCAGGAGGAAATCAGCAGAAGGTTGTAGTTGGAAAATGGCTTGCAGCGGATTGTGATGTGTATATATTTGATGAACCTACAAAGGGTGTAGATGTAGGCGCCAAGCACGAAATATTTCGACTGATCAATGAAATAGCAAAACAGGGGAACTGCGTAATATATGCCACCTGTGAAAACTCGGAAATACTGTCTATTACAGACAGGATATATGTAATGTTTGATGGTCAGATAATGGCCGAGCTGGAAACATCAAAAACAAATGAAAGTGAGATAATGCATTATGCTACAGGTTCAAGGGAAATCTATAAGGCTGTATGA
- a CDS encoding substrate-binding domain-containing protein has translation MKKKLISVLLAASMTFALTACGSSAGTTASTAPAADGSAAASETAAAGTTADTAAQTDTSASPVAGKKIAYIMLMSPATIFQMWSDSFESTAQKLGMEADTFFCSDNADTWQNQIATCAQSGYDGIMVSHGGQEYAWQYLSDIKAQYPDLKIVTFDTPFKDANGEVAKIDGVMQFFQQDAGFAAGLVDALMELPENKEKVEAGEPLNILQVQQGAGYNSPFDRRQVGYEPYVEDGKIVTVERIAPTDDQNATASMRDVTAATLQKYKDEDIDGIWCCYDAYAQGVYQALSEGNRQIPMVSVDICNEDIQFMQEENSQWKACATTNWTSNGEFACRVLALELADQYDDIRACSCYYDDPGDWLEIPSTIVTQEQVTSKDNITIENLEEVAAESYKDTSWMPTCDWMVELLGH, from the coding sequence ATGAAGAAGAAACTGATATCTGTATTATTGGCAGCATCAATGACATTTGCCCTTACAGCATGCGGATCAAGTGCGGGAACTACTGCAAGTACTGCTCCCGCAGCAGACGGATCGGCAGCTGCAAGCGAAACAGCGGCAGCAGGAACTACAGCCGATACTGCAGCTCAGACTGATACATCGGCATCACCTGTAGCAGGCAAAAAGATTGCTTACATAATGCTTATGAGTCCTGCAACAATTTTCCAGATGTGGTCGGATTCGTTTGAGAGTACAGCTCAGAAACTCGGAATGGAAGCAGATACATTCTTCTGCAGTGACAATGCCGATACCTGGCAGAACCAGATTGCAACCTGTGCACAGTCGGGATATGACGGAATCATGGTCTCCCATGGCGGACAGGAGTATGCATGGCAGTATCTTTCGGATATAAAGGCTCAGTATCCGGATTTAAAGATTGTAACATTCGATACACCTTTTAAGGATGCAAATGGTGAAGTTGCAAAGATTGACGGTGTTATGCAGTTCTTCCAGCAGGATGCAGGTTTTGCAGCAGGTCTGGTAGATGCACTTATGGAACTTCCTGAGAATAAGGAAAAGGTTGAGGCAGGTGAGCCTCTTAATATTCTTCAGGTTCAGCAGGGAGCAGGTTATAACAGCCCGTTTGATCGTCGTCAGGTTGGTTATGAGCCTTATGTAGAAGATGGAAAGATCGTCACAGTAGAGCGAATAGCTCCTACAGATGATCAGAATGCTACAGCATCTATGAGAGATGTAACGGCTGCTACACTTCAGAAGTATAAGGATGAAGATATTGATGGAATCTGGTGCTGCTATGATGCTTATGCACAGGGCGTATATCAGGCTCTTTCAGAGGGAAATCGTCAGATTCCTATGGTTTCTGTAGATATCTGTAACGAAGATATTCAGTTTATGCAGGAAGAGAATTCACAGTGGAAGGCATGTGCTACAACAAACTGGACATCAAACGGCGAGTTTGCATGCCGCGTACTCGCACTTGAGCTGGCTGATCAGTATGATGATATCCGTGCATGCTCCTGCTACTATGATGATCCCGGTGACTGGCTTGAGATTCCTTCAACGATCGTTACTCAGGAACAGGTTACTTCAAAAGATAATATCACAATCGAAAATCTGGAAGAAGTAGCAGCTGAGTCCTACAAAGATACATCATGGATGCCTACATGTGATTGGATGGTTGAACTTCTCGGACATTAA
- a CDS encoding dihydroxyacetone kinase subunit L, which produces MDKISFEEIPALFGSVGKLFVDKKEELCEMDAKLGDGDLGLTMSKGYDALPGFMKDEAGAAGGDIGKMLMKSGMKMASLVPSTMGFLMSTGVMEGGKALKGVNEMDAKALAAYLKGFAAGIQKRGKCEAGQRTIYDAILPAAEAAEKIAEEGGTLEGTIKAALKAAEEGVEATKSMVPVFGKAAVHAANCVGVADQGAVAGYYKILGLHNYIVGG; this is translated from the coding sequence ATGGATAAAATAAGCTTTGAAGAGATACCGGCGTTATTTGGATCAGTTGGAAAGTTATTCGTTGATAAAAAAGAAGAACTCTGTGAAATGGATGCAAAGCTCGGAGACGGAGACTTGGGACTTACAATGAGTAAAGGATATGATGCTCTTCCGGGATTTATGAAAGATGAAGCCGGAGCTGCTGGCGGAGATATCGGTAAAATGCTTATGAAATCCGGAATGAAAATGGCTTCTCTCGTTCCGTCAACAATGGGATTTCTGATGTCAACAGGGGTAATGGAAGGCGGAAAGGCCCTTAAAGGCGTTAACGAGATGGATGCAAAGGCACTGGCGGCATATCTTAAGGGATTTGCGGCCGGGATACAGAAAAGAGGAAAGTGCGAAGCTGGTCAAAGGACAATATATGATGCAATACTTCCTGCAGCAGAGGCGGCAGAAAAAATAGCGGAGGAAGGGGGAACACTGGAAGGAACAATAAAAGCCGCTCTTAAGGCTGCTGAAGAGGGAGTTGAAGCAACAAAGAGTATGGTTCCTGTATTCGGTAAAGCGGCAGTACATGCTGCAAACTGTGTGGGAGTTGCCGATCAGGGGGCAGTTGCCGGTTATTATAAAATACTCGGACTGCATAACTATATTGTCGGAGGCTGA
- a CDS encoding dihydroxyacetone kinase subunit DhaK, with protein MKKIINAPEDYVDEMLKGIYEAHPDKVKCVADDLRCYCRAAKKNGKVAIITGGGTGHLPLFLGYVGDGMIDGCGVGGVFQSPSPEQIYNIAKEVDDGAGVLFLYGNYTGDIMTFDMAADMLEMDDIETKSIVGADDVNSHKDPKTRRGVAGIYFMFKAAGAKADEGGDLEAVLAAAKLAGDNTRTVGFALTPCVIPEVGHANFELAENEMAMGMGIHGEPGVWNGPLKTSKEIAEESMKTLLEDMPVASGEELAILINGLGATSVEELYILSHDVRTILDAKGIKVYKTIVGEYATSMEMAGASISICKLNDELKGYLDHPVDTPFITQK; from the coding sequence ATGAAGAAGATTATTAATGCACCGGAAGATTATGTAGATGAGATGCTTAAAGGAATTTATGAAGCACATCCGGACAAAGTTAAGTGTGTGGCAGATGATCTGAGATGCTACTGCAGGGCAGCGAAAAAAAACGGGAAAGTAGCAATAATCACAGGCGGAGGAACAGGTCATCTTCCATTGTTCTTAGGCTATGTTGGAGACGGAATGATCGATGGCTGCGGAGTTGGAGGAGTTTTTCAGTCTCCGTCACCGGAACAGATTTATAATATCGCAAAAGAAGTAGATGACGGAGCAGGTGTTCTTTTCCTCTATGGAAATTATACCGGAGATATTATGACATTTGATATGGCTGCTGACATGCTTGAGATGGATGATATAGAGACTAAGAGTATCGTAGGTGCTGACGATGTTAATTCTCACAAAGATCCAAAGACCAGGCGTGGCGTCGCAGGAATATATTTCATGTTCAAAGCAGCAGGAGCAAAAGCTGATGAAGGTGGGGATCTGGAAGCTGTACTTGCTGCAGCAAAGCTCGCAGGTGATAACACGAGAACGGTAGGATTTGCACTTACACCGTGTGTGATACCTGAAGTAGGACATGCAAATTTTGAACTGGCGGAAAATGAGATGGCAATGGGAATGGGAATACATGGTGAGCCCGGTGTCTGGAACGGACCGCTTAAGACTTCTAAGGAAATAGCAGAGGAGTCAATGAAGACTCTCCTTGAAGATATGCCCGTAGCATCCGGTGAAGAGCTTGCAATCCTTATAAATGGTCTTGGAGCAACTTCGGTTGAGGAGTTATACATACTTTCACATGATGTAAGAACTATCCTTGATGCAAAAGGGATCAAGGTTTATAAGACCATTGTCGGGGAATATGCTACATCGATGGAAATGGCAGGTGCTTCGATCTCAATCTGTAAATTAAATGATGAACTTAAAGGATATCTTGATCATCCGGTAGATACTCCTTTTATCACACAAAAATAA
- a CDS encoding class II aldolase/adducin family protein — translation METDKKTEYPSDSEAKKAILDVGKRMYMRGFVAANDGNISCKVSENEIWTTPTGVSKGFMSEDILVKVDPDGNIIEGKSKPSSELKMHLRVYRENPKVKAVTHAHPPISTAFAVAGISLDKPILTEGVLNLGVVPVAKYATPGTQEVPDSIAPFVKDYNAVLLANHGALTWGKDVYEAFYRLESVEYYASLLMYTGYIIGRQRPLSKKQVDVLINNRANYGIFGGGIPPCTEEELNVEDVIENKDE, via the coding sequence ATGGAAACAGACAAAAAAACAGAATATCCGTCTGACAGTGAGGCGAAAAAAGCAATACTTGATGTTGGAAAAAGAATGTATATGCGTGGATTTGTTGCCGCCAACGATGGAAATATTTCCTGTAAGGTTTCTGAAAATGAGATTTGGACAACCCCTACCGGAGTATCTAAAGGCTTTATGAGTGAAGATATTCTGGTAAAAGTCGATCCTGATGGAAATATCATTGAAGGAAAGAGCAAACCTTCTTCTGAACTCAAAATGCATTTGAGGGTATATAGGGAAAATCCAAAAGTTAAGGCTGTAACGCATGCACATCCTCCGATTTCTACGGCCTTTGCTGTCGCAGGTATAAGTCTGGATAAACCGATACTTACAGAAGGTGTTTTGAATTTGGGAGTTGTTCCGGTTGCAAAATATGCAACACCGGGAACACAGGAAGTTCCGGATTCAATAGCTCCGTTTGTAAAGGATTATAATGCAGTGCTTCTTGCAAACCACGGAGCACTGACTTGGGGAAAAGATGTTTATGAGGCTTTTTACAGACTGGAGTCGGTAGAGTATTACGCAAGTCTGCTTATGTATACAGGATATATCATAGGCAGACAAAGACCTCTTTCAAAAAAACAGGTTGATGTACTTATAAATAACAGAGCAAATTACGGAATATTCGGCGGAGGCATACCTCCATGTACGGAGGAAGAGCTTAACGTCGAGGATGTAATAGAAAATAAAGATGAATAG
- a CDS encoding DeoR/GlpR family DNA-binding transcription regulator, whose product MLAIERRNQIRLQLIEKKSVSVTEIANLFDVTEETIRRDLKVMEEEGLLTRTYGGAYIKENVLSEEEVKFRETAYLDSKELIASSCLNIIQSGDTLFLDSSTTAAVLASKLKNLKLTVVTNSLMVVDQVKEMDNIHLICIGGTYSSRSKSFNGSMTLKALKGYFVDKAFISCRSLSMEHGITDSNEENAQVRQLIVKSSDKTYLIADKTKIGKTSFVQICDFEDITGLISDYSFSPDWKHFLLKKNISLYECR is encoded by the coding sequence ATGCTTGCAATTGAAAGAAGAAACCAGATCCGACTTCAGCTTATAGAAAAGAAAAGCGTCAGTGTAACCGAGATAGCAAATCTTTTTGATGTGACCGAAGAGACTATTCGACGGGACCTGAAGGTCATGGAAGAAGAGGGATTGCTAACCCGTACCTACGGGGGAGCTTATATCAAAGAAAATGTCTTAAGTGAAGAAGAGGTCAAATTCAGAGAAACCGCATATCTTGACAGTAAAGAATTGATTGCTTCAAGTTGCCTTAACATTATACAGTCAGGCGATACGCTTTTTCTTGATTCTTCAACCACAGCTGCGGTACTTGCATCAAAGCTTAAAAATTTGAAGCTAACAGTTGTAACAAATTCTCTTATGGTTGTTGACCAGGTCAAAGAAATGGATAATATTCATCTTATTTGTATCGGCGGAACCTACAGTTCACGCTCAAAATCCTTTAACGGAAGTATGACTCTAAAGGCTCTTAAGGGATATTTTGTTGATAAAGCCTTTATATCATGCAGATCTCTCTCTATGGAACATGGAATAACTGACTCTAATGAAGAAAATGCACAGGTCCGTCAGCTCATCGTCAAATCAAGCGATAAAACCTATCTTATAGCCGATAAGACAAAAATCGGAAAAACTTCCTTCGTACAAATATGTGATTTTGAAGATATAACCGGACTTATTTCTGACTATAGCTTCAGTCCTGACTGGAAGCATTTTCTCCTAAAAAAGAATATTTCACTCTATGAATGCCGATAA
- the ilvN gene encoding acetolactate synthase small subunit encodes MKKIYSVLVENRSGVLSKVAGLFSRRSFNIDSLTVGETEDKAVSCMTIVSSGDERTLEQIEKQLNKKLDIIRIKTFEEQMSVSRELMLIKVKYNKSNRREIMETCQAMKADIVDMSKNLMIIQICDTPERTRLMIKLLSGISIVEIARTGTLALQKCE; translated from the coding sequence ATGAAAAAAATATATTCTGTTCTGGTAGAGAACCGCTCCGGTGTACTTTCAAAAGTAGCGGGACTTTTCTCCAGACGAAGCTTTAACATCGATTCACTTACCGTGGGAGAGACCGAGGACAAGGCCGTATCCTGTATGACGATCGTGTCGAGCGGAGATGAGCGTACCTTAGAGCAGATAGAAAAACAGCTTAATAAGAAGCTCGATATAATCAGGATCAAGACCTTTGAAGAGCAGATGTCTGTAAGCCGTGAGCTTATGCTGATAAAAGTAAAGTATAATAAATCAAACCGCAGGGAGATCATGGAAACCTGCCAGGCGATGAAGGCAGATATCGTAGATATGTCCAAAAATCTGATGATCATTCAGATATGTGATACGCCTGAGCGTACAAGATTGATGATAAAACTGTTGAGCGGAATTTCGATAGTAGAAATAGCGCGCACAGGAACTCTTGCGCTTCAGAAATGTGAATAA
- the ilvB gene encoding biosynthetic-type acetolactate synthase large subunit, with protein sequence MIGADAVIKCLVKEGVDTVFGYSGVAIDPFWNSILETDIKTVLVRTEQNAAHAASGYARTRKKVGVCAVTSGPGATNLLTGIATAYADSIPLVCFTGQVDSELIGSDVFQEADVTGAAESFVKYSYLVKNVKDIPRIIHEAFYIANTGRRGPVLIDLPADIQLAHIADFKYTDEPPKLRTYKPTVKGNTLQIKKVTKVLENAKRPLVCVGGGVHLSDAEEVFRKFIEKHRIPVVSTMMGLGILPSDHPMYYGMVGNNGFQVANRAMNESDVLLMVGARVADRAVSAPDLTFEGKVLVHMDVDPAEIGKNVGPTIPIVGDAKHIFEDFMGESFYCSHEAWIASLNNYRTMVRRGDVKDTGFIDSPEFVRTLSGKMDDDAIYVADVGQNQLFSCRNYIMKKGSFFTSGGMGTMGYSIPAAIGAKMADPERQVVAVCGDGAFQMSMMELATMNQYKAPVKIVVMRNNYLGLVREHQHFTYKDNYSMVHLGSDPDLELLSKAYGINYIKCEKMENMEADIDKFLKSDESCLMEVMTDPTETVAGTIA encoded by the coding sequence ATGATAGGAGCAGATGCAGTAATAAAGTGTCTGGTGAAGGAAGGAGTAGATACTGTATTCGGTTATTCCGGAGTTGCGATCGATCCGTTCTGGAACAGCATATTGGAAACAGATATAAAGACAGTCCTGGTGAGGACTGAGCAGAATGCCGCACATGCAGCGAGCGGATATGCCAGGACAAGAAAAAAAGTTGGAGTCTGTGCGGTAACTAGCGGTCCCGGAGCTACAAATCTTCTGACCGGAATAGCTACAGCCTATGCAGATTCGATCCCTTTGGTATGTTTTACCGGACAGGTGGATTCAGAGCTTATAGGGTCAGATGTTTTTCAGGAGGCTGATGTTACAGGAGCAGCGGAGTCATTTGTAAAATACAGCTATCTTGTTAAAAATGTAAAAGACATTCCGAGAATTATACATGAGGCATTTTATATCGCAAATACCGGAAGAAGAGGACCTGTGCTTATTGACCTTCCGGCAGATATTCAGCTGGCGCATATTGCTGATTTTAAATATACGGACGAGCCTCCAAAGCTTCGTACCTACAAGCCGACTGTAAAGGGTAATACACTTCAGATAAAAAAGGTTACAAAGGTTCTTGAAAATGCAAAGAGACCTTTAGTATGTGTCGGCGGAGGTGTTCATCTTTCGGATGCGGAAGAGGTTTTCAGAAAGTTTATTGAAAAACACAGGATTCCGGTAGTATCAACGATGATGGGACTTGGAATACTTCCCTCAGACCATCCGATGTATTACGGTATGGTTGGAAATAATGGTTTTCAGGTTGCCAACAGGGCTATGAATGAATCAGACGTGCTTCTGATGGTCGGAGCAAGAGTTGCTGACAGGGCTGTAAGCGCCCCTGATCTCACCTTTGAAGGAAAAGTGCTTGTCCATATGGACGTTGATCCGGCTGAGATCGGAAAAAACGTTGGTCCCACGATTCCTATAGTTGGAGATGCAAAGCATATTTTTGAGGATTTTATGGGTGAATCCTTTTACTGTTCTCATGAAGCATGGATTGCATCACTTAATAATTATCGCACAATGGTGAGACGTGGAGACGTCAAGGATACAGGCTTCATAGATTCGCCGGAATTTGTAAGGACGCTATCCGGTAAAATGGATGATGATGCGATATATGTTGCCGATGTTGGACAGAATCAGCTTTTCTCATGCAGAAACTATATAATGAAAAAGGGTAGTTTCTTTACATCAGGAGGAATGGGAACAATGGGTTATTCCATTCCGGCTGCGATCGGTGCAAAAATGGCTGATCCGGAAAGACAGGTTGTTGCTGTATGCGGTGATGGCGCATTCCAGATGTCAATGATGGAACTTGCAACAATGAACCAGTACAAGGCTCCTGTAAAGATAGTTGTAATGAGAAATAATTATCTTGGACTCGTAAGGGAACATCAGCATTTTACATATAAGGATAATTACAGCATGGTTCATCTGGGATCCGACCCGGATCTGGAGCTTCTTTCAAAGGCCTATGGAATAAACTATATTAAATGCGAAAAGATGGAAAATATGGAAGCTGATATAGATAAATTCCTTAAATCGGATGAATCCTGCCTCATGGAAGTTATGACGGATCCTACGGAAACAGTTGCAGGGACAATAGCATAA